One Bythopirellula goksoeyrii genomic window, TTTCTGCTCTCGTTGTCGCAGCTGCTTTACGTCTGCATCCTTAGACTGCTTCTCTGCAGCGCGCTGCTGCTTGCTACTCCTAAAACCTTTCGGCTTCTTATATTCAGACTCGCTTTTGATTCCAGCAACGAGGAACCCTGCTCCCCTCGCTTCGCCGCGTTCGTTATGCCAATCAAAAAGCTCAAGCATGCTCTGCACCCTTTCGCCTGGATAATTGGCAACAAGGCTCGCGGCTACCCTCTCACCAACGCCGCGCTTCGTTAGTTCCAAGCTAGCGCCACTCAACTGCGGCTTCGCCGCAACTTGCCTCCTTGCGGTTTTCCTTTTCTTTTGGAAAACCGCCTCCCATTTTCCACGGGAGATCTTGCGGAATCGCTCGTCGGCCTCCATCGGACGCAGGTCCCAAAGGGCTTCAAGCTCGCGAATTCCTTTCATCAAGGCTCGCTTCGTTTGTGCCGTGTTGTAATTCCGGCTGACACGAACCTTGTCGTAGGCAAGCTCGTGCAGATCAAGCGTTAGTCGGTCTGAGCGATAGAACCGCTTATCGAGAAAGCGGTAAAGGCGCTTGGCGACGGGGTCTTTCAGCCTGCAATACAAATCCCAGTCGAGTTTCTTGAGGTAGCCCGCCTGAAAACTCTCGTAGACCACTTCATTCCATACGAACCAAGAGTCTGCAGGCGAAGCGATTTTCTCTTCTTCCTCACGCTCGTAGACGAAGAGGTTATCGAATACGCCGAAGTCTCGATTTACCCAACTCTTTCGTGCTTTATCGTAGAAGGCGCGATCAGAATAGACCGTCAGTCCCTTCCAGCGGCGAAGCGATGTAGCAACTCTGCGGTAGTAACGAGTTTCATCTGGCCAGCGAAGGAGTTTTAGCAATTCGTAGCGGCTAAAGTGAACTTCCCTACTATGGAAATCGCCAAGGCTTGAAAGTTGAATGCAGGCAAGGAGCACGTCATCGTCTTTTGAGGTCGGGAGGCCGTATCGGTCAGAACCGGAAATGGTCAACTTCCTCGGCAGGTGCTTTCTTTTTTCTTCATCCCAGACGGTATCTTCAAAGACAACGGTTTTTGTGCCGTCGAGAAAGCGGTCGCAGATGGCAGCAAGTGGGAACTCAGCAAAATTCAGTTCGTCACGACCCTGACCGAAGTTCTCTAGACGATGCTGCCGTAATTGCTTTTCGCTTTGATTCAAATCCTATTACCAAAAATCAACAACACTTGTTGTTGTAGTTTAGAGTTTTACTACAAGAGTTAACTCGGCCTTTTTATCCATGCTTTCGGCAGCTTACCCACTGAAAACGTGTTTCATTTCACAGTAATCCGCCATTCTTTGGTGTTTCGTCTCACGGTAAAACGTGTTTCGTTTCACGGCCCAAAGATGTTTCGATTCACGGTAAAACATGTCTCATTTCACGGTCCCCAATTGAGGTCCTATAGCGTAGCGAAATACGTCATCACTGCGGCCATTTCCTGCCGAGCATTAGTGTTAGATTTTGAGCGAAAGAATTCGTTGACGAATCGAGTTGGTGGGCGGTAGTCTGGATGTCGCTACAACATTCCAAAGACCGCGCGACTCGTTTCGCCTGGTTCCGCAAAAAGACCGACTCGCCAAAGTCGGTTTTTTTGTGCCTAAAATCTAACCCCCTCACCCACTCCACACCACAAGTAGCCCCTAGCGCTTTAAGCGCTTTGAACCAACTCAACATTCTCAGTACCGCCGAGTTCTGACAATTGATTTTCTTTTCCGGCAAGCATGCAGGCCAGCAAGCATGTCAGCATGCTTGCAAGCTATCCTGCGGGCTGGCAACTGACCGGCCACTAATTTCCCTACCCTCTTTCTCACCAACTCCCCGTAGGCATTCCTTCTTGCTACTTGCTACTTGCAAGCTGGCCAGCATGTCAGCCTGCAAGCATGATTGCTGGTTGGCAGGCCTGCGGGTTGCGCAGACGGTTGGCTTGCTTCCTGCGTTGCAAGCCTACAGGTCAGCAAGCAAGTTTGCTGTGCGGCAAGAAAACACACCAGCATGTCGGCTGCGCAGCATGATTGCAGGCAGGCCGTATTGCCTGCACTACAGCAAACAATATTGCTGGCCAGCCCGTCAGCTGCGTGACAATATGCGCAGCCATCTTGCGTGAAATATTACTTGCCAACTTTGGTGCAACTACTTTACGGTTTCTTTGATGATTATTGCGCTAGTAAATTCCAAAGGCGGAGTAGGGAAGTCTACTCTTGCTGGCAACTTAGCTGCCTGGCTCCACGAGCAAGGCCATAGTGTGATCCTGGCCGATTGCGATGCACAGAAGTCTTCATCGCAATGGGTTCAGGAGGCAAAGCCAGACATTCAGGTCTTCCATTTCGCTAACTCAGACGAGATTCTCGACAGCCTTCCAGTGCTCCGAGACAAGGCCGATTACATCGTTGCCGATGGCCCCGGAAGCCAGACCGAGACAAGTCGGGCACTTCTAATGTGGGCAGACCTTGCGGTAATTCCTTGTAAGGCGAGCATGTTTGAAGCTCGTGCACTGGCGATGAACACCGCGTTCGTCCGCCAAGCTCAGGCCATTCGAAACGGTCAGCCTGATGCAATTGCAGTTCTGACGATGGTTGGTCGTGATTACCGGCTGACCAAAGACATGCGAGATGCGGCAGCATCACTAGAGTTGACAGTCGCTGAAGCACCAATTGGACTTCGTCAGGCATATGCCGACGCGCCAGGGCAGGCGACCTTCGTTTGGAAGATGGGTTCATCGGCCCGTGACGCTGCAGAGGAAATTGATGCTCTTTTTCGTGAACTTCTACCCGAAGCTTGCACCGAGAACGTAGTTCCGATGCGGCGGGTGAGGGGACGAAAGAAACGGGCTAACGGATAGGAGTACATCAGATGGCTGAACGAAAACCACTTACCGCTGGACTTACCGTTGTTCCTCCCGGAGCTGACGCTGATGCCGTTCGCGCGTTCGTTACTCAAGAAAGAACACCTCCACCAGCGACGGAAGCCAAGCTTCCTGCCACTGAGACTAAGAAGGTGACACAAGCAGTCGAGGAAGAGCCTGAAGCTGAAGAAGTCCGGACTCCGAAGAAGCGAAAAGGGAAGAAGGCCGCATTTCCCGTAGGGCTCATTCCCGTTACGGTTCGGCTGAAACCAGAAATTGCCGCAGCCCTCAAGCGGGCTTCTTTAGAACGGCAACTTGCTGGTGAAGAAATCTATACCCAGCAAGACCTCGTAGAAGAAGCCCT contains:
- a CDS encoding replication initiator protein A, with protein sequence MNQSEKQLRQHRLENFGQGRDELNFAEFPLAAICDRFLDGTKTVVFEDTVWDEEKRKHLPRKLTISGSDRYGLPTSKDDDVLLACIQLSSLGDFHSREVHFSRYELLKLLRWPDETRYYRRVATSLRRWKGLTVYSDRAFYDKARKSWVNRDFGVFDNLFVYEREEEEKIASPADSWFVWNEVVYESFQAGYLKKLDWDLYCRLKDPVAKRLYRFLDKRFYRSDRLTLDLHELAYDKVRVSRNYNTAQTKRALMKGIRELEALWDLRPMEADERFRKISRGKWEAVFQKKRKTARRQVAAKPQLSGASLELTKRGVGERVAASLVANYPGERVQSMLELFDWHNERGEARGAGFLVAGIKSESEYKKPKGFRSSKQQRAAEKQSKDADVKQLRQREQKDARERAVEAALDRKFRVFWSGLCESEKARFQDDALARADRTKRDGYLRAEKVGGVIFDQYCQLILRDHFQRNGQGENATISCGSRSSFQNGA
- a CDS encoding ParA family protein — its product is MIIALVNSKGGVGKSTLAGNLAAWLHEQGHSVILADCDAQKSSSQWVQEAKPDIQVFHFANSDEILDSLPVLRDKADYIVADGPGSQTETSRALLMWADLAVIPCKASMFEARALAMNTAFVRQAQAIRNGQPDAIAVLTMVGRDYRLTKDMRDAAASLELTVAEAPIGLRQAYADAPGQATFVWKMGSSARDAAEEIDALFRELLPEACTENVVPMRRVRGRKKRANG